A window from Sphingopyxis alaskensis RB2256 encodes these proteins:
- a CDS encoding thymidine phosphorylase family protein, translating into MTHPVPDTGPASENMAPHRLRARPLGLFLPQQQPAVVMRTDCYICRSEGLAARSQVLIQAGGREILASLLHSSGEMIAPGEIGLSESAAAALGVAPGDAVSVRHAPPIDSFGALRGRVYGNRLDGAAFRSIVDDIVAGRYSDVHLSAFVTACSAFPLDHAETVALTGAMVASGERLAWGSDVVVDKHSVGGLPGNRTTPIVVAIVAALGLIMPKTSSRAITSPAGTADTMETLAPVNLDVGAIRRVVDHEGGCIVWGGAVSLSPADDIIIGVERVLDLDAAGQLVASVLSKKLAAGATHLVVDMPIGPTAKVRSPADAAALSGALQKVAAEFGLILKVMQGDGREPIGRGIGPALEARDILAVLEGRDPPPDLARRACELAGALIELAGRASPGTGAALAAQVLADGSAWSKFQRICEAQGGMRTPPLSNHRHVMTAQRPGRVSAIDNRRLAKLAKLAGAPAAKSAGLEMHVRLGSAVETGTPLLTVHAESQGELAYALAYAEAVGPILELSDR; encoded by the coding sequence TCGGCCTGTTCCTGCCGCAGCAACAACCGGCCGTCGTCATGCGAACCGATTGCTACATATGCCGCTCGGAAGGTCTTGCGGCGCGCAGTCAGGTGCTGATCCAGGCAGGGGGGCGGGAGATATTGGCCTCGCTCCTGCATTCGTCCGGCGAAATGATCGCGCCGGGGGAGATCGGCCTTTCGGAATCGGCCGCCGCGGCGCTCGGGGTCGCGCCCGGCGATGCGGTCAGCGTGCGTCACGCACCGCCGATCGATTCCTTCGGAGCATTACGCGGTCGCGTGTATGGAAATCGTCTCGATGGCGCGGCCTTTCGGTCGATCGTCGACGATATCGTTGCTGGCCGGTATAGCGACGTCCATCTGTCCGCCTTCGTAACGGCCTGCTCCGCCTTCCCTCTGGATCATGCGGAAACGGTGGCGCTGACCGGTGCCATGGTCGCGTCCGGCGAGCGGCTGGCCTGGGGTTCGGACGTCGTCGTCGACAAGCACAGCGTGGGAGGCCTGCCCGGAAACCGGACCACCCCGATCGTGGTCGCGATTGTCGCCGCGCTGGGCCTCATCATGCCAAAGACATCGTCCCGAGCGATCACCTCTCCGGCAGGCACGGCCGACACCATGGAAACGCTCGCGCCCGTGAATCTCGACGTCGGCGCGATCCGACGTGTCGTCGACCACGAAGGCGGGTGCATCGTGTGGGGCGGCGCCGTCTCGCTCAGTCCGGCTGATGACATCATCATCGGTGTTGAGCGGGTGCTCGATCTCGATGCGGCGGGCCAACTGGTCGCCTCGGTCCTGTCCAAGAAGCTCGCGGCGGGCGCAACGCACCTCGTCGTCGACATGCCGATCGGACCGACGGCAAAGGTACGCTCGCCCGCCGATGCTGCCGCACTTTCGGGGGCGCTTCAGAAGGTTGCAGCGGAGTTCGGCCTGATCCTCAAGGTGATGCAAGGCGATGGTCGCGAACCTATCGGTCGGGGAATCGGCCCTGCCCTCGAGGCGCGCGACATCCTGGCTGTGCTCGAGGGACGCGATCCGCCCCCTGATCTCGCCCGCCGCGCCTGCGAATTGGCAGGCGCGCTCATCGAACTCGCGGGCCGCGCCAGCCCCGGCACCGGTGCGGCCCTGGCCGCTCAAGTGCTGGCCGACGGGTCGGCTTGGAGCAAGTTCCAGCGAATCTGCGAGGCGCAGGGCGGCATGCGGACACCGCCCCTGTCGAATCATCGTCATGTGATGACTGCGCAGAGGCCGGGACGCGTTTCGGCGATCGACAATCGCAGGCTCGCCAAACTCGCCAAACTTGCAGGCGCGCCAGCCGCGAAAAGTGCCGGCCTCGAAATGCACGTCCGGCTCGGCTCCGCGGTCGAAACAGGAACGCCCCTCCTCACAGTGCACGCCGAAAGCCAGGGCGAACTGGCCTATGCGCTGGCCTATGCCGAGGCCGTTGGCCCCATTCTCGAGCTATCCGACCGATGA